The segment GCACTGGCGGGTGATCCGCTCGCCGAGGACGTGCTGGATCTGTTCTGCGGCTGGCTCGGCCGGGTAGCCGGCAACAACGTGCTGACCCTTGGCGGCCGTGGCGGCGTGTATATAGTCGGCGGCGTGGTGCCGCGCTTCGCGGCGTTCTTCCAGAAGAGCAGCTTCGCCCGCAACTTCGCCAGCAAGGGCTGCATGAGCGGGTATTTCGAAGGGATTCCGGTGTGGCTGGTGACGGCCGAGTATCCCGGCCTGGAAGGGGCGGGGGTGGCCCTTCAGCAGACCGCGCGATGACGTAGGGTGCGCTGTGCGCACCGTCCAGGTTCGTGGTGCGCACGGCGCACCCTACAAGGCGATAGAGAACAACAAAGGACGGCCACTGTGAGCCAATCCGGAAAATCCATTCTCCTGGTGGACGACGACCAGGAAATTCGCGAACTGCTTGAAACCTACCTGAGCCGTGCCGGCTTCCAGGTGCGCAGCGTTGCCGATGGTGAGGGCTTGCGCCGCGCCATGGCCGAGGAAGCGGCGGACCTGGTGATACTCGATGTGATGCTGCCCGATGAGGACGGTTTCAGCCTGTGCCGCTGGGTGCGCGCGCACCAGCGCCTGGCCCAGGTGCCGATCATCATGCTCACCGCCAGCTCCGACGAAGCCGACCGGGTGATCGGCCTGGAGCTGGGGGCCGACGATTACCTGGGTAAACCCTTCAGCCCTCGCGAGCTGCTGGCGCGGATCAAGGCCTTGCTGCGTCGCGTCGGCTTCGGCCAGGAGCGCTCGGTGGTCGAGGTGCTGGCCTTCGACGAGTGGCGCCTGGACATGATCAGCCACCGCCTGTTCCATGTCGACGGCGAAGAGGTGATTCTCTCCGGCGCCGACTTCGCCTTGTTGAAGCTCTTTCTCGACCACCCGCAACAGATACTCGACCGCGACACCATCGCCAACGCCACCCGTGGCCGCGAGGTGATGCCTCTGGAGCGCATCGTCGACATGGCGGTGAGCCGCCTGCGCCAGCGCCTGCGCGACACCGGCAAGGCGCCGCGGCTGATCCGCACCGTGCGCGGCGCGGGCTACCTGCTGGCGGCCCAGGTCACGCCGTACCACCATGCCTAGCCGTCTGCGCCTGATTCCGCGCTCGCTGCTCGGGCGCATGCTCTTCCTCACCCTGCTGGTGGTACTGCTGGCCCAGGCGCTGTCGAGCGTCATCTGGGTGTCGCAGCTGCGCGCCAGCCAGATGGAAGGCCTGCTCACCAGTGCCCGCAGCCTGGCCCAATCCATGGTCGCCAGCGTCAGCTACATCCGCTCGCTGCCGATCGGTTATCGCCCCATGGTGCTGGACCAGTTGCGTTCCATGGGTGGTACGCGCTTCTTCGTTTCCCTCAACGACAAGCCGCTGGAAATGCGCGTGCTTCCGGAAACCCCGCGCAAGCGTGCGGTGCTGGACCAGGTGGAGTCGGTACTGCGCGAACGGCTGGGCAAGCAGGTGGACCTGTCCCTGCATTTCGTCGATCCGAACGACCTGCGCATCTTCAACAGCGGCCTGAAGCTCGACGAGTTGCCGCGCTCCTGGGCCCACTACGCGCTGACCCTGGAGCCGGTGAATCCGCCCATCCTGGTCACCCAGATCCAGATCGGCCCCAGCGAGTGGCTCTACCTCGCCTCGCTGATGCCCGAGCCCTACGCCAGCCTGGAAGACGAGGGCCTGCCGACCCAGCAGCTGTGGTTCATCATCCTCACCAGCTGCTTCCTGTTGCTGTTCATCGGCCTGCTGGTGCACTGGCAGAGCCGGCCACTGAAACGCCTGGCGCGGGCGGCGCGGGAGATGTCCCTGGGAGCCGAAGTGGAGCCCTTGCCTGAAGCCGGCGGCAGCGAAGTGGCGGACGTGAGCCGTGCCTTCAACAGCATGCGCGAGCGCATCAGCCGCTATCTCAACGAACGCAGCCAGCTGTTCAGCGCAATTTCCCACGACCTGCGGACCCCCATCACCCGTCTGCGCCTGCGGGTGGAGCTGCTGGAGGACGAAACCGCGCAAGCCAAGTTCAGCCGCGACCTGGACGACCTGGAGCTGCTGGTGAAGGGCGCATTGCAGTGCGTGAAGGAGACCGACATCCACGAGAACATCGAGCAGGTGGACCTTGACCATCTGTTGCACGGCCTGGTCGAGCCCTACCTCGGCACCGGGCAGGTGACGCTGGAAGGAACGGTGCGGGCGGCCTATCCGGGTAAACCGCTCGCCCTGCGCCGCTGCATAGGCAACCTGGTGGATAACGCCCTGAAGTACGGTGAGCGTGCGCACCTGCGGATCGAGGACAGTGATGAGGCCTTCGTCCTGCATGTGGATGACGAGGGGCCGGGTGTGCCGGAGCAGAAGCTTGGCCAGGTCTTCGAACCCCACTTCCGCCTGGCCGGGCACAAACCGGGATACGGCCTGGGGTTGGGCATCGCGCGCAACCTTGCCCACAGCCATGGCGGTGAGCTGAGCCTGAAGAACCTGCGCGACGGCGGGTTGCGGGTGACGCTGTGGTTGCCGAGGCAGGCGGGGTGATTGTCTCCCTTCGTCCTCCGGGAGAGCTCGTGGGAGGCACCGGTCTGCTGCTTGGCGTCCGTGCAGCGACTTTTGTAACCACCCCGTGACCATCCGCTATCCCTTTGTTACCCGCGGGCTTGAAGGCCGTGGTTAGACTGCAGGCAAGCGCAAGCACCGACTTGCACAGTCATAAAAACAAGAAGGTATCCCCATCCATGAATGCCATTTCCCGCCTGGCCGCTGTCGTTTCCCTCGCCTCCCTGTTCCCGCTGTCTGCCCTCGCCGGCGAAGTGGAAGTCCTGCACTGGTGGACTTCCGGTGGCGAGAAGCGTGCCGCCGATACCCTGCAGAAGCTCGTCGAAGAGAAAGGCCATACCTGGAAGGATTTCGCCGTTGCCGGTGGTGGCGGCGAGGCGGCCATGACCGTGTTGAAGACCCGTGCGGTTTCCGGCAACCCGCCGTCCGCCGCGCAGATCAAGGGGCCGGATATCCAGGAGTGGGGCGAGCTGGGCCTGCTTGCGGAGCTGGACGACGTCTCCACCGAGGGCAATTGGGATTCGCTGCTGTCCCCGCAGGTTGCCGACATCATGAAGTACGACGGCCATTACGTGGCCGTGCCGGTCAACGTGCACCGGGTCAACTGGCTGTGGATAAACCCCGAGGTGTTCCAGAAGGCCGGGGCGACGCCGCCCACCACCCTCGATGAATTCTTCGCCGCCGCCGACAAGCTCAAGGCCGCCGGCTTCATCCCGATCGCCCACGGTGGCCAGCCCTGGCAGGACGGCACCGTGTTCGAGGACCTGGTGTTCAGCATCCTGGGCCCGCAGGGATACCACAAGGCCTTCGTCCTGCAGGACAAGGCCACGCTCACCAGCGACAAGATGGTGGAAGTCTTCGCCGCGCTGAAGAAGCTGCACGGCTATGTCGATCCGGACGCCGCAGGCCGTGACTGGAACAGCGCCACGGGGCTGGTCATCAACGGCAAGGCCGGCATGCAGATCATGGGCGACTGGGCCAAGAGCGAGTGGAGCGCCGCCGGCAAGGTGGCGGGCAAGGACTACCAGTGCCTGCCATTCCCCGGCACCCAGGGCAGCTTCGCCTACAACATCGACTCCCTGGCCATGTTCAAGCTCAAGGACGACGCCAACATCCAGGCGCAGAACGACCTGGCGCGCACCGTGCTGGAGCCGCAGTTCCAGCAGTTCTTCAACCAGAACAAGGGCTCCATCCCGGTCCGCCTGGACCAGGACATGTCGAGCTTCGACGCCTGCGCCCAGCAGTCCATGAAGGACTTCAAGGAAGCGGCGGCGGGCGATGGCCTGCAGCCGAGCCTGGCCCACGGCATGGCCGCCTCCAGCTATGTGCAGGGCGCGGTGTTCGACGTGGTCACCAATTTCTTCAACGACCCCGCTGCCGACCCGAAGAAGGCCGCGCAGCAACTGGCCGCCGCGATCGAAGCGGTGCAGTAAGCGGTCGGGCCGCGTAGGCGGCCCCATTCAACCTGACTGATTTCGAGGGTGCCGGCAGGCGCCAGGGGTTCCTGCTGCTCCTCGCTAGCCCCTCTCCCTTCAGGGAGAGGGGAGTAACAGGCCCAACCCATGGAGCTAATCCCCATGAGCTCAACCGCAGTCTTCGCCAAGGCCTCGCCGCTGGACGCGCTGCAACGCTGGCTACCCAAGGTGGTGCTGGCGCCCAGCGTGCTGATCGTGCTGGTCGGCTTCTACGGCTACATCCTCTGGACCTTCCTGCTGTCCTTCACCAACTCGCGCTTCATGCCCAGCTACAAGTTCGTCGGGCTGCAGCAGTACGAACGCCTGCTGGACAACGACCGCTGGTGGGTGGCCAGCCACAACCTGTTGGTCTACGGCGGACTGTTCATCGCCAGCAGCCTGGTGATCGGGGTGTTCCTGGCGGTGCTGCTGGATCAGCGCATCCGTCGCGAAGGCTTCATCCGCACCGTCTACCTCTACCCCATGGCGCTGTCGATGATTGTCACCGGCACCGCCTGGAAATGGCTGCTCAACCCTGGCCTGGGCCTGGACAAGCTGCTGCGCGACTGGGGCTGGGAGGGCTTTCGCCTGGACTGGCTGGTAGACCCGGACCGCGTCGTCTACTGCCTGGTGATCGCCGCCGTGTGGCAGTCCTCGGGCTTCGTCATGGCGCTCTTCCTGGCCGGGCTGCGCGGGGTGGACCAGTCGATCATCCGCGCCGCCCAGGTGGATGGCGCGAGCCTGCCGAGCATCTACCTGCGCATCGTCCTGCCGAGCCTGCGCCCGGTGTTCTTCAGCGCACTGATGATCCTCGCCCACATCGCCATCAAGAGCTTCGACCTGGTCGCCGCGATGACCGCCGGCGGCCCCGGTTATGCCTCAGACCTGCCGGCGATGTTCATGTACGCCCATACCTTCACCCGCGGCCAGATGGGCCTCGGCGCCGCCAGCGCGATGCTCATGCTCGGCGCGGTGCTGGCGATCCTCGTGCCCTACCTGTATTCCGAACTGAGGAACAAGCGCCATGACTAGCCTGGCCGGAAAACCTGCCTTCAGTTTCAGTCGCCTGGCCATCCACGCCACGCTGTTCTTCGCCTGCGCCCTCTATCTGGTGCCGCTGGTGGTGATGCTGCTGACCAGCTTCAAGACGCCCGACGACATCCGCACCGGCAACCTGCTGTCGATTCCGGATGCGTTCACCGTGATCGGCTGGGCCAAGGCCTGGGCCAGCGTCGGTGGCTACTTCTGGAACTCGGTGAAGATCACCGTGCCGGCGGTGATCATTTCCACGCTGCTCGGCGCGCTGAACGGCTACGTGCTGTCCATGTGGCGCTTCCGCGGTTCGCAGTTGTTTTTCGGTCTGCTGCTGTTCGGCTGCTTCCTGCCGTTCCAGGTGGTTCTGCTGCCGGCGTCCTTCACCCTCGGCCAGTTCGGCCTGGCCAATACCACCGGTGGCCTGGTGCTGGTGCACGTGGTTTACGGCCTGGCCTTCACCACGCTGTTCTTCCGCAACTTCTACGTGAGCATCCCGGACGCCCTGGTGCGGGCGGCGCGGCTGGACGGGGCGGGGTTCTTCACCATCTTCGGGCGCATCCTGCTGCCGATGTCGGTGCCGACCATCATGGTCTGTCTGATCTGGCAGTTCACCCAGATCTGGAACGACTTCCTCTTCGGCGTGGTGTTCGCCAGCGGCGATACCCAGCCCATCACCGTGGCCC is part of the Pseudomonas lalkuanensis genome and harbors:
- a CDS encoding response regulator, whose product is MSQSGKSILLVDDDQEIRELLETYLSRAGFQVRSVADGEGLRRAMAEEAADLVILDVMLPDEDGFSLCRWVRAHQRLAQVPIIMLTASSDEADRVIGLELGADDYLGKPFSPRELLARIKALLRRVGFGQERSVVEVLAFDEWRLDMISHRLFHVDGEEVILSGADFALLKLFLDHPQQILDRDTIANATRGREVMPLERIVDMAVSRLRQRLRDTGKAPRLIRTVRGAGYLLAAQVTPYHHA
- a CDS encoding ATP-binding protein gives rise to the protein MPSRLRLIPRSLLGRMLFLTLLVVLLAQALSSVIWVSQLRASQMEGLLTSARSLAQSMVASVSYIRSLPIGYRPMVLDQLRSMGGTRFFVSLNDKPLEMRVLPETPRKRAVLDQVESVLRERLGKQVDLSLHFVDPNDLRIFNSGLKLDELPRSWAHYALTLEPVNPPILVTQIQIGPSEWLYLASLMPEPYASLEDEGLPTQQLWFIILTSCFLLLFIGLLVHWQSRPLKRLARAAREMSLGAEVEPLPEAGGSEVADVSRAFNSMRERISRYLNERSQLFSAISHDLRTPITRLRLRVELLEDETAQAKFSRDLDDLELLVKGALQCVKETDIHENIEQVDLDHLLHGLVEPYLGTGQVTLEGTVRAAYPGKPLALRRCIGNLVDNALKYGERAHLRIEDSDEAFVLHVDDEGPGVPEQKLGQVFEPHFRLAGHKPGYGLGLGIARNLAHSHGGELSLKNLRDGGLRVTLWLPRQAG
- a CDS encoding ABC transporter substrate-binding protein: MNAISRLAAVVSLASLFPLSALAGEVEVLHWWTSGGEKRAADTLQKLVEEKGHTWKDFAVAGGGGEAAMTVLKTRAVSGNPPSAAQIKGPDIQEWGELGLLAELDDVSTEGNWDSLLSPQVADIMKYDGHYVAVPVNVHRVNWLWINPEVFQKAGATPPTTLDEFFAAADKLKAAGFIPIAHGGQPWQDGTVFEDLVFSILGPQGYHKAFVLQDKATLTSDKMVEVFAALKKLHGYVDPDAAGRDWNSATGLVINGKAGMQIMGDWAKSEWSAAGKVAGKDYQCLPFPGTQGSFAYNIDSLAMFKLKDDANIQAQNDLARTVLEPQFQQFFNQNKGSIPVRLDQDMSSFDACAQQSMKDFKEAAAGDGLQPSLAHGMAASSYVQGAVFDVVTNFFNDPAADPKKAAQQLAAAIEAVQ
- a CDS encoding carbohydrate ABC transporter permease: MSSTAVFAKASPLDALQRWLPKVVLAPSVLIVLVGFYGYILWTFLLSFTNSRFMPSYKFVGLQQYERLLDNDRWWVASHNLLVYGGLFIASSLVIGVFLAVLLDQRIRREGFIRTVYLYPMALSMIVTGTAWKWLLNPGLGLDKLLRDWGWEGFRLDWLVDPDRVVYCLVIAAVWQSSGFVMALFLAGLRGVDQSIIRAAQVDGASLPSIYLRIVLPSLRPVFFSALMILAHIAIKSFDLVAAMTAGGPGYASDLPAMFMYAHTFTRGQMGLGAASAMLMLGAVLAILVPYLYSELRNKRHD
- a CDS encoding carbohydrate ABC transporter permease, whose protein sequence is MTSLAGKPAFSFSRLAIHATLFFACALYLVPLVVMLLTSFKTPDDIRTGNLLSIPDAFTVIGWAKAWASVGGYFWNSVKITVPAVIISTLLGALNGYVLSMWRFRGSQLFFGLLLFGCFLPFQVVLLPASFTLGQFGLANTTGGLVLVHVVYGLAFTTLFFRNFYVSIPDALVRAARLDGAGFFTIFGRILLPMSVPTIMVCLIWQFTQIWNDFLFGVVFASGDTQPITVALNNLVNTSTGVKEYNVDMAAAMIAGLPTLLVYVLAGKYFLRGLTAGAVKG